One Methylocaldum marinum DNA window includes the following coding sequences:
- a CDS encoding HlyD family type I secretion periplasmic adaptor subunit produces MTLAAPVDGVVQQLAVHTVGGVVTPAQPLLVIVPRDNPLEVEAFIQNKDIGFVNAGQEAEVKIETFPFTKYGTIPAKVMQVSNDAIQDEKRGLIYAARVALSHATMVVEEKAVNLTPGMAVTVEIKTGKRRLIEYFLSPLLQYEDESLRER; encoded by the coding sequence ATGACCCTCGCGGCTCCCGTCGACGGTGTGGTGCAGCAACTGGCGGTGCACACGGTGGGCGGCGTCGTCACGCCGGCCCAGCCGCTTCTCGTTATCGTGCCCCGCGACAATCCGCTGGAAGTGGAAGCGTTTATCCAAAACAAGGACATCGGCTTCGTCAACGCCGGGCAGGAAGCCGAAGTCAAAATCGAGACCTTTCCGTTCACCAAGTACGGTACAATTCCGGCAAAGGTTATGCAGGTGTCCAACGATGCCATTCAGGACGAGAAACGGGGGCTGATCTATGCCGCTCGAGTGGCTTTGTCGCATGCCACGATGGTGGTGGAGGAAAAGGCGGTGAACCTGACCCCGGGTATGGCGGTCACCGTAGAGATCAAGACGGGCAAGCGGCGCTTGATCGAGTATTTCCTGAGTCCGTTGTTGCAGTATGAGGACGAAAGTCTCAGAGAGCGTTAG
- a CDS encoding IS5 family transposase, whose protein sequence is MPKSPKSAIKPDLFAADLRKQKIDRMGDPLVAFETHIDFAALAADVDQAAPRPVSPQGGRPPFPTETMVRILFLKRVNNLSDEQMEYQLLDRMSYQRFCGLMDSASIPDRTTMWTFENRIGEVGAQALFDGIERQLLKHGYIARGGHIIDATLVPAPKQHFSKDDKEMLKEGAMPADWSPAKRRQKDLDATWTKKHGKSHHGYKLSINVDKRYKVIRKIETGTAATHDSQHFEAVLNTSNTSRDVYADKGYPSAEREAQLQEAGYRNHIQRKGQRNHPLSERQKQRNQRIARVRARVEHPFAAIAQMGGKFIRTIGQARANFAMTMMAASYNLKRLVYLKQAGVVAF, encoded by the coding sequence ATGCCAAAGTCTCCGAAGAGCGCGATCAAACCCGATCTGTTTGCGGCCGATTTGCGCAAGCAGAAGATCGACCGGATGGGCGATCCGCTGGTGGCCTTCGAGACCCACATCGACTTTGCGGCGCTTGCCGCGGACGTGGATCAGGCGGCGCCCCGACCGGTCAGCCCGCAAGGCGGTCGTCCGCCGTTTCCCACCGAAACGATGGTGCGCATCCTGTTTCTCAAGCGGGTCAACAATCTCTCGGACGAGCAGATGGAATACCAGTTGCTTGATCGGATGAGTTACCAGCGCTTCTGCGGGCTGATGGACTCGGCCAGCATCCCGGACCGCACCACGATGTGGACCTTCGAGAACCGCATCGGCGAGGTCGGCGCCCAGGCGCTGTTCGACGGCATCGAGCGGCAGTTGCTCAAGCATGGCTACATCGCCCGCGGGGGGCATATCATCGACGCCACCCTGGTGCCTGCGCCAAAGCAGCACTTCAGCAAGGACGATAAGGAGATGCTGAAGGAAGGCGCGATGCCGGCGGACTGGAGCCCGGCCAAGCGGCGGCAAAAAGACCTGGACGCCACCTGGACCAAGAAGCACGGCAAGAGCCACCACGGCTACAAGCTCTCCATCAACGTGGACAAGCGCTACAAGGTTATCCGCAAGATCGAGACCGGCACCGCCGCTACTCATGACAGCCAGCACTTTGAGGCGGTGTTGAACACTAGCAACACCAGCCGGGACGTCTATGCCGACAAGGGCTATCCGAGTGCGGAACGGGAAGCCCAGCTCCAGGAAGCGGGTTATCGCAACCACATCCAGCGCAAGGGCCAGCGCAACCATCCGCTGTCCGAACGGCAGAAACAACGTAATCAACGCATCGCCCGGGTCCGAGCACGGGTCGAGCATCCCTTCGCCGCCATCGCACAAATGGGCGGCAAGTTTATTCGCACCATCGGCCAGGCGAGGGCGAACTTTGCCATGACGATGATGGCGGCCAGCTATAACCTGAAGCGGCTGGTTTACCTGAAACAGGCGGGTGTCGTGGCCTTTTGA
- a CDS encoding transposase family protein produces the protein MFLCCIVAGSVHDYTLMKDVFTPDSAWFEKVNLWLDLGFLGADKDYQSTQIYLPHKKPRKSKKNPNPTLTPEQKKQNRKQAATRVIVEHAIGGMKFFHCMMHRIRNHLDHFVDYFFSLSAGLWNYKIC, from the coding sequence TTGTTTTTGTGTTGCATTGTGGCAGGCAGCGTACATGACTACACACTCATGAAAGACGTCTTCACGCCGGATTCAGCGTGGTTCGAGAAGGTCAATTTATGGCTTGACTTAGGATTTCTGGGCGCGGACAAAGATTATCAAAGTACCCAAATATATCTACCCCACAAGAAACCTAGAAAATCCAAGAAAAACCCTAATCCGACATTGACGCCTGAGCAGAAGAAACAGAACAGAAAACAAGCCGCCACGCGGGTCATCGTTGAGCATGCCATCGGTGGCATGAAGTTCTTCCACTGCATGATGCATCGGATTAGAAATCATCTGGATCACTTCGTGGATTATTTCTTCTCACTTTCCGCCGGGCTTTGGAACTACAAAATCTGTTGA
- a CDS encoding putative HlyD family type I secretion protein, which produces MSDLIRRYGQVFRQAWAERKRLDPPPRLPHEAEFLPAALALQETPVSPAPRVFMWLIMAFAATALLWSIVGQVDVVASAEGKIIPDDRTKIVQPMETAKVTAIHIRDGQSVEAGEVLIELDPTMAQADTDRIANDLLTARLDAARAKALLEAIESKRLTSIGIEGLDESRLAAERRLLEGQYLEYRAKLKQLEAEIARRTAEERATRELVRKPEQTLPITRERAEDYRGLRKRNFVSKHAYLELEQVRIEQERDLAAQQAKLAEIQAALAESRQQREALIAETRRVALDKLHEAEQRVTDLTQELIKAETRGAS; this is translated from the coding sequence ATGTCGGATCTGATCCGGCGCTACGGACAGGTGTTTCGCCAAGCCTGGGCGGAGCGCAAACGGCTCGATCCGCCGCCGCGGCTTCCTCACGAGGCCGAATTCTTGCCCGCCGCCCTCGCCTTGCAAGAAACGCCGGTGTCTCCGGCACCTCGTGTTTTCATGTGGCTGATCATGGCTTTTGCGGCGACCGCGTTGTTGTGGTCCATCGTCGGACAGGTCGATGTCGTGGCAAGCGCGGAGGGCAAGATCATCCCCGATGACCGAACCAAGATCGTTCAGCCGATGGAGACGGCGAAGGTGACGGCCATCCATATCAGGGACGGCCAGAGCGTCGAGGCCGGCGAAGTGTTGATCGAACTGGATCCCACCATGGCGCAAGCCGACACCGACCGCATCGCCAACGACCTGCTGACGGCGCGGCTGGACGCGGCCCGAGCCAAAGCCCTGCTGGAGGCCATAGAAAGCAAAAGGCTGACATCGATCGGGATCGAAGGCCTCGATGAAAGCCGGCTGGCGGCCGAGCGGCGTCTTCTGGAAGGGCAGTACCTCGAATACCGCGCGAAGCTCAAGCAATTGGAAGCCGAGATCGCCCGGCGAACGGCCGAGGAACGCGCCACTCGGGAACTCGTGCGGAAACCGGAACAAACCCTGCCGATCACGCGGGAGCGGGCGGAAGATTACCGGGGACTGCGGAAGAGGAATTTCGTCTCCAAGCATGCTTATCTCGAACTGGAGCAGGTCCGTATCGAACAGGAGCGGGACTTGGCCGCGCAACAAGCCAAACTGGCGGAAATTCAGGCCGCTCTCGCGGAAAGCCGGCAGCAGCGGGAAGCGCTCATCGCCGAAACGCGCCGTGTGGCTCTGGATAAGCTCCACGAGGCGGAGCAGCGAGTGACCGATCTGACCCAGGAACTCATCAAGGCCGAAACCCGCGGCGCTTCATGA
- a CDS encoding IS5 family transposase — translation MRGADITQQELFSYRTLEDRIPKDHPLRKLRAVVDILLTTLDSEFDALYARTGRESIPPERLLRASLIQVLFSVRSERQLVQQIEFNLLYRWFVGLTLDAEVWDHSTFSANRDRLLNERISRLFFERVVLLAEWQDLLSDEHFSVDGTLIQAWASMKSFVKKDGSSPPPEDGGRNPSVDFKGEKRSNATHASTTDPEARLYKKSEGDKAQLCFMGHALMENRTGLVVDVEVTHATGTAERDAAKIMIGRTVTKPGATVGADKAYDVPEFVQALREQRVTPHVARKEKGSAIDGRTTRHAGYRTSLKRRKRVEEIFGWSKTVGGLRQTRFRGLKKVAAQTVFTFAAYNLTRLGGLFGWRWSTA, via the coding sequence ATGCGCGGCGCCGACATCACCCAGCAAGAACTCTTCAGCTACCGAACCTTGGAAGACCGGATTCCCAAGGATCATCCCCTTCGGAAGCTCCGGGCCGTGGTCGACATTCTGCTGACCACGCTGGACTCGGAATTTGATGCCCTCTATGCCCGGACCGGCCGGGAATCGATTCCGCCGGAGCGGCTGCTGCGCGCCAGTCTCATCCAAGTCTTGTTCTCTGTCCGCTCCGAGCGGCAGTTGGTCCAGCAGATCGAATTCAATCTTTTGTACCGCTGGTTTGTCGGGCTGACCCTGGATGCCGAGGTCTGGGACCACTCCACCTTCAGCGCCAACCGGGATCGGTTGCTGAACGAGCGGATTTCCCGGCTGTTTTTCGAGCGGGTCGTGTTGCTGGCGGAATGGCAGGACCTTTTGTCGGACGAGCATTTCTCGGTGGACGGCACGCTGATCCAGGCGTGGGCCTCCATGAAGAGCTTTGTGAAAAAGGATGGCAGCTCGCCTCCGCCGGAGGACGGCGGCCGGAATCCGTCCGTCGATTTCAAGGGCGAAAAGCGCTCCAACGCGACCCACGCCTCGACCACTGATCCGGAGGCTCGCCTTTACAAGAAAAGCGAAGGGGATAAAGCTCAACTGTGCTTCATGGGCCATGCCCTGATGGAAAACCGGACCGGCCTGGTCGTGGATGTCGAGGTGACTCACGCCACCGGCACGGCGGAACGGGACGCGGCCAAGATCATGATCGGTCGCACCGTCACGAAGCCCGGCGCGACGGTCGGGGCGGACAAGGCTTACGACGTGCCGGAGTTCGTGCAAGCTCTCCGGGAGCAGCGGGTCACGCCGCATGTCGCCCGGAAGGAAAAAGGCTCCGCCATCGATGGCCGCACCACCCGACACGCCGGCTACCGGACCAGCCTGAAGAGGCGCAAGCGGGTGGAAGAAATCTTCGGGTGGTCGAAGACCGTGGGCGGGTTACGCCAGACCCGGTTCCGGGGTTTGAAGAAGGTGGCGGCCCAGACCGTGTTCACTTTCGCCGCCTACAACCTGACCCGGTTGGGTGGGCTGTTCGGCTGGCGATGGTCGACGGCCTAG
- a CDS encoding helix-turn-helix domain-containing protein — MLCYEDLKGKPKTLMAMTSLKPSEFDELLVHFTAAWKEMTGTDASKGGRPPVIATMADRLLFILFYLKTYPLQEVIAHLFGLSQPQAHFLIHRLAAVLGKTLAASDHRPARLTEEMLSRLAKERPQDLGIDGTERRVNRPADKLGQRVHYSGKKNATL, encoded by the coding sequence ATGCTTTGCTACGAAGATCTCAAGGGGAAACCCAAGACCTTGATGGCTATGACCAGCCTGAAGCCTTCCGAATTCGACGAGCTATTGGTCCACTTTACGGCCGCCTGGAAAGAAATGACCGGAACAGACGCCTCCAAGGGCGGGCGTCCCCCGGTGATCGCGACCATGGCCGACCGGCTGTTGTTCATCCTGTTCTACCTGAAGACTTACCCCCTGCAGGAGGTCATCGCGCATCTGTTCGGCCTCAGTCAGCCTCAAGCCCATTTCCTGATCCACCGGTTAGCCGCCGTGCTTGGCAAGACCCTTGCGGCTAGTGATCACAGGCCCGCCCGCCTCACCGAGGAGATGCTGTCCAGGCTGGCGAAGGAACGGCCGCAGGACCTTGGCATCGACGGTACGGAACGGCGCGTTAACCGCCCCGCCGACAAGCTCGGTCAGCGTGTCCACTACAGCGGTAAAAAAAATGCCACACTGTGA
- a CDS encoding transposase family protein — translation MKNNLVGGLEDRQVKYLGAVHEGKKHDQKICDEEGMRLPDEAELYRDSAFQGHELPGVTIYQPKKKPRGGTLSAEEKEANRLISSIRVVIEHIIAGVKRCRIVKDVFRNTKHGFDDVVIELDCGLHNYRSHCRHHSY, via the coding sequence GTGAAAAACAACCTGGTGGGCGGCCTGGAGGACAGGCAAGTCAAGTACCTCGGCGCCGTGCATGAAGGCAAGAAGCACGACCAGAAAATTTGCGACGAGGAAGGGATGCGCCTCCCCGACGAGGCCGAGCTTTACCGCGACAGCGCCTTCCAAGGACACGAACTGCCCGGGGTCACGATCTACCAGCCCAAGAAGAAGCCACGCGGCGGCACGCTCTCGGCTGAGGAGAAGGAGGCCAACCGGCTCATCTCGAGCATCCGCGTAGTCATCGAGCACATCATCGCAGGGGTCAAGCGTTGCCGCATCGTCAAGGACGTGTTCAGGAATACCAAGCACGGCTTCGACGATGTCGTCATAGAACTTGACTGCGGCCTGCACAATTATAGAAGCCACTGCCGCCATCACAGTTATTGA
- a CDS encoding calcium-binding protein, which yields MDESISSDFLAARGWVAPRRDPLVFDLDGDGIETVGLSATNPILFDHDGDGIKQGTGWIQPDDAFLVLDRDGNGTIDSGRELFGDSTPLSTGGTAVDGFAALAQEDTNGDGTVNASDARFSQLRLWRDLNQDGISQSGELFTLVEAGIAAIHVAKTENSQVLADRNQIADLGTFTRTDGTVGTLGQVADVDLASDTFHRTFTDPVPLTEAALALPDMQGAGLVRDLREAASLSSEVAATLSAMTTDTTRAQFIAHANTLIDQWAATSTLQNSYDLATQQNLDLTFLPPGVTAEEAYFVLHEDDFGGLDTGTPTLVISDERKAEIRAQIAEIEHLIKVLEPFNGQNFIQFADGQATDTTVGVVAWIDGGSGGSSIGWAPVPGGRTPVFGTFEQGRLDLLRQSYEALKQSVYQGLALQTWLKPYLDAVSFTVTETGLTLDFSALDARLDTLYQTDAGNALTDLIELNRYAGDSLRNSGWIGLETLRTWVDGAVGNAGLEAILQNLHVARGSGNVAGTATGDILFGGSTNDVLDGQAGNDILEGGGGNDTLYGRGGNDTLLGGEGNDYLYGEAGDDVLEGGAGTDTLSGGLGNDTYRFGLGDWQDTIYSDYDTTAGKLNVLQFKEGVAASDVRLSTSGDSLVIKLAGTTDQITVQNFLYQDDPSNAYNPLQQITFADGTVWGLADIQAKLYAGTDNAETLSGTVEADTITGQGGADSLYGQAGDDTLDGGAGNDYVYGGAGNDRLLGGEGNDYLYGDAGDDVLEGGAGTDTLSGGLGSDTYRFGRGNGQDTISDYESSANTDQLLFGADIAIDQLWFRHVGSNLEVSVIGTDDKATISNWYSGSAYHLERFQTADGQALLDSQVENLVTAMAAFAPPSAGQTTLPQNYQDALNSVIAANWQ from the coding sequence ATGGACGAGTCAATCTCGTCCGACTTCCTCGCTGCCCGTGGCTGGGTGGCCCCCCGCCGCGACCCGTTGGTCTTCGACCTGGACGGGGATGGCATCGAGACGGTGGGTCTCAGTGCCACCAATCCGATTCTCTTCGACCACGACGGCGACGGCATCAAACAAGGGACCGGCTGGATCCAGCCGGACGATGCCTTTCTGGTCCTGGACCGGGACGGCAACGGCACCATCGATTCCGGGCGCGAGCTGTTCGGCGATTCCACGCCTTTGAGTACCGGCGGCACGGCGGTCGATGGCTTCGCCGCCTTGGCCCAGGAGGACACCAACGGCGACGGGACAGTCAATGCCAGCGATGCCCGTTTTAGCCAGCTCCGCCTGTGGCGCGACCTCAACCAGGACGGCATCAGCCAATCGGGCGAGCTGTTCACCCTGGTCGAAGCCGGGATTGCCGCCATTCACGTCGCCAAGACGGAGAACAGCCAGGTGTTGGCGGACCGCAACCAGATCGCCGACCTCGGCACCTTTACCCGCACCGACGGCACGGTGGGCACTCTGGGCCAGGTGGCGGACGTGGACCTCGCGAGCGATACCTTCCACCGCACCTTCACCGATCCCGTGCCCTTGACCGAAGCCGCCCTGGCGCTACCGGACATGCAGGGGGCGGGGCTGGTGCGGGATCTCAGGGAAGCGGCGAGCCTCTCCAGCGAAGTTGCGGCGACGCTGTCGGCGATGACGACCGACACCACCCGAGCTCAGTTCATCGCCCATGCGAACACCTTGATCGACCAATGGGCGGCGACTTCGACCCTGCAGAATTCCTACGACCTCGCGACCCAGCAAAATCTCGATCTGACCTTTCTGCCACCCGGGGTTACGGCGGAAGAAGCGTATTTCGTCCTGCATGAAGACGACTTTGGCGGTCTTGATACCGGTACTCCAACCCTCGTAATCAGCGATGAGCGCAAGGCGGAAATCCGGGCCCAAATCGCCGAGATCGAACACCTGATCAAGGTGCTCGAACCATTTAACGGCCAAAACTTCATCCAATTCGCCGACGGCCAAGCCACGGATACCACCGTGGGGGTTGTCGCGTGGATCGACGGTGGGTCGGGCGGCAGTTCGATTGGCTGGGCACCGGTCCCCGGCGGCCGTACACCAGTTTTTGGCACATTCGAGCAAGGCAGGCTGGATCTCCTGAGGCAAAGCTACGAGGCGCTGAAACAATCGGTGTACCAAGGTTTGGCCTTGCAGACCTGGCTCAAGCCGTATCTCGATGCGGTGAGTTTCACGGTCACCGAGACCGGGTTGACCCTGGACTTCAGCGCCCTGGATGCCCGGCTCGACACACTCTATCAAACCGATGCCGGCAACGCCCTGACCGATCTGATCGAACTCAACCGCTACGCCGGCGACAGCTTAAGGAACTCGGGCTGGATCGGGCTCGAGACCCTGCGGACCTGGGTCGATGGCGCGGTCGGCAATGCGGGGCTTGAAGCCATACTCCAGAATCTTCATGTGGCCCGGGGTAGTGGCAACGTCGCCGGTACGGCCACGGGCGATATCCTGTTCGGTGGGAGCACGAATGATGTGCTGGATGGCCAAGCCGGCAACGATATTCTTGAAGGAGGTGGCGGCAACGACACCCTGTACGGGCGGGGGGGTAACGACACCCTGCTGGGCGGCGAGGGCAATGATTATCTCTATGGCGAGGCCGGCGACGACGTCTTGGAGGGCGGGGCGGGCACCGACACCCTCTCGGGCGGCCTGGGCAACGACACCTACCGGTTCGGTTTGGGCGATTGGCAGGATACGATCTATTCGGATTACGACACCACGGCGGGCAAGCTTAACGTGCTGCAGTTCAAGGAGGGGGTGGCGGCCAGCGACGTGCGGTTGAGCACCTCGGGCGACTCGCTGGTGATCAAGCTGGCGGGCACCACCGACCAGATCACGGTGCAGAACTTCCTGTACCAGGACGATCCCAGCAACGCCTACAACCCGCTGCAGCAGATCACGTTTGCCGACGGTACGGTCTGGGGTCTGGCCGACATCCAGGCCAAGCTGTACGCGGGCACGGACAACGCGGAGACGCTCAGCGGCACGGTGGAGGCCGACACCATCACCGGTCAGGGTGGTGCGGACAGCTTGTATGGCCAGGCGGGCGACGACACACTCGACGGCGGGGCGGGGAACGACTACGTTTACGGCGGTGCCGGCAACGATCGGCTGTTGGGCGGCGAGGGCAATGATTATCTCTATGGTGATGCCGGCGACGACGTCTTGGAGGGCGGGGCGGGCACCGACACCCTCTCGGGCGGCCTGGGCAGCGACACCTATCGGTTCGGCCGGGGCAACGGCCAAGATACGATCAGCGATTACGAATCCTCGGCTAATACGGATCAACTGCTGTTCGGTGCGGACATCGCTATCGATCAACTCTGGTTCCGCCACGTGGGGTCAAATCTCGAAGTCAGCGTGATCGGCACTGACGACAAGGCCACCATTTCCAATTGGTATTCCGGATCGGCCTATCATCTCGAGCGGTTCCAAACGGCGGACGGCCAAGCCTTGCTGGATAGCCAAGTGGAAAATCTCGTCACGGCGATGGCGGCCTTTGCTCCGCCTTCGGCGGGACAAACCACGCTGCCGCAGAACTACCAGGACGCCCTCAATTCGGTGATCGCCGCCAACTGGCAGTAA
- a CDS encoding helix-turn-helix domain-containing protein — protein MIYDKFSKITDDRIVASLIGMPKAKFTALVKVFESAALAIDRERVEKGEIKHVKQGGPKGYLDSYEKKLFFVLYYLKTYPTFDVLGFHFGFSGGHAHAHIDRLLPVLVRALTSLNVMPERTLTTPEEFSQLIDQYKNIAIDGVEVACVRPQDETEQEKHYSGKKKTYAQIPRNLRL, from the coding sequence GTGATCTACGACAAATTTAGCAAAATAACCGATGACCGCATCGTGGCATCGTTGATTGGAATGCCCAAGGCGAAGTTCACAGCCCTCGTCAAAGTATTCGAGTCGGCCGCTCTCGCCATCGATCGAGAGCGTGTCGAAAAGGGCGAAATAAAACACGTCAAACAGGGCGGCCCTAAGGGTTATCTTGATTCTTACGAGAAAAAGCTGTTTTTCGTTTTGTACTATTTGAAAACCTATCCCACTTTTGACGTTCTGGGCTTTCATTTCGGTTTTAGTGGCGGACATGCCCATGCCCACATCGACCGGTTGCTGCCGGTTTTAGTGCGAGCGTTGACAAGCCTCAACGTCATGCCGGAGCGCACGCTAACAACCCCAGAAGAATTCTCTCAACTCATTGATCAATATAAGAACATAGCGATCGATGGCGTGGAGGTCGCTTGCGTTCGACCCCAAGATGAAACTGAACAGGAAAAGCATTACAGCGGAAAAAAAAAGACATACGCTCAAATCCCTCGTAATCTCCGACTTTAA
- a CDS encoding calcium-binding protein — protein MATFHGEYARPYRGVALWGGDGDDLLIGHGAKDDLVGGKQNDILLGNGGDDDLKGGVGEDILVGGAGIDVLDGGSENDQLFGEAGGDVIFGGGGNDDIWAGPLSALAGADGDDYVDGGAGDDYIEGGEGNDTLLGDADNDTLFAGAGSDVLAGGTGVDYLDGGAEQDVLHADDGADVLVGGIGDDTLEGGAGRDTYVYNLGDGIDRIDDYAEPGANGLPIGNILSFGAGIGPSDLRLGLGLGSLAIHLPDGGAIHIEGFNADDPGANPVIDTFEFADGTTLSYHQLIERGFDIVGTVQHPQLREKADKKPRHWRTILSSSL, from the coding sequence TTGGCAACATTCCATGGCGAGTATGCCCGCCCATACCGGGGGGTGGCCCTGTGGGGCGGAGACGGAGACGATTTGCTGATCGGCCATGGTGCGAAGGACGACCTGGTGGGCGGCAAGCAGAACGACATATTGCTGGGCAATGGCGGAGACGACGACCTCAAGGGAGGCGTGGGTGAGGACATCCTGGTCGGGGGAGCCGGAATCGATGTGCTGGACGGCGGTTCCGAGAACGATCAGTTGTTCGGCGAAGCCGGGGGCGACGTCATTTTCGGCGGCGGCGGAAACGATGATATTTGGGCGGGCCCGCTATCCGCGCTCGCCGGAGCGGACGGCGACGACTACGTCGACGGCGGCGCGGGTGACGACTATATCGAGGGCGGGGAAGGCAACGACACCCTGCTGGGCGATGCAGACAACGACACGCTGTTCGCCGGTGCGGGCTCGGACGTCCTGGCAGGCGGAACCGGGGTGGATTATCTCGACGGTGGCGCGGAACAGGATGTTTTGCACGCCGACGACGGCGCCGACGTCCTGGTCGGCGGTATCGGCGACGACACGCTCGAGGGCGGGGCCGGGCGCGATACCTATGTCTACAACCTGGGCGACGGCATCGACCGCATCGACGATTACGCCGAGCCAGGGGCGAACGGCCTGCCGATCGGCAACATCTTGAGCTTCGGCGCCGGGATCGGGCCATCCGACCTCCGTCTGGGTTTGGGTTTGGGCTCGTTGGCGATCCATTTGCCGGACGGCGGCGCGATCCATATCGAGGGCTTCAACGCCGACGACCCAGGGGCGAATCCGGTGATCGACACGTTCGAGTTCGCCGACGGCACAACCCTTTCTTACCACCAACTCATCGAACGCGGTTTCGATATCGTCGGCACAGTTCAGCATCCTCAGTTGCGCGAGAAGGCCGATAAAAAGCCACGGCATTGGCGCACAATATTGTCATCGTCGCTGTAA